The window CGAGCTGGACGAGAACAGCCGGTTCCCGTCGGAGCTGATCCGCCAGATGGCGGAGCTCGGCTTCATGGGGATCGCCGTGCCCGAGGAGTACGGCGGCGCGGGGATGGACAACGTCTGCTACGCGATCGCCATGGAGGAGATCTCCCGCGCGTGCGCCTCCACGGGCGTCATCATGTCGGTCAACAATTCGCTCGCGTGCGACCCGATCCTCAAGTTCGGCTCCGAGGAGATCAAGCGGGAATACCTCGTGCCGATGGCCTCCGGGAAGAAGCTCGGATGCTTCGGGCTCACGGAGCCCGGCGCGGGCTCCGACGCCGGCTCCCAGAAGACCACCGCGGTCCGGGACGGCGATTTCTACGTCGTCAACGGCACGAAGAACTTCATCACGAACGCGCCGGAGGCGGACACCTGCGTCCTCTTCACGATGACCGACAAGGCGAAGGCGCACAAGGGGATCACCGCGTTCGTCGTCGACATGAAGTGGAAGGGAATCTCGCTCGGGAAGCACGAGAAGAAGATGGGGATCAAGGCGTCCCCCACCTCTTCGATCGTCCTCGAGGACGTCCGCGTCCCGGTGAAGAACCGGCTGGGGAACGAGGGGGACGGGTTCAAGGTCGCCATGAACACGCTCGACGGAGGCCGGATCGGGATCGCCTCCCAGGCGCTCGGGATCGCCCGCGCATCCCTGGAGGACGCCCTCGCCTACTCGAAGGACCGGAAGCAGTTCGGCCAGGCGATCTGCGAATTCCAGGCGATCCAGTGGATGCTCGCGGACATCGCCACCGAGATCGACGCCGCTCGCCTGCTCACCTGGAGGGCCGCCTGGATGAAGGACCGCAAGATGCGCCATTCCAAGGAGTCGGCGATGGCGAAGCTGTAC is drawn from bacterium and contains these coding sequences:
- a CDS encoding acyl-CoA dehydrogenase; this translates as MVFDLTEEQRMIQDTAREFARKEVLPKAAELDENSRFPSELIRQMAELGFMGIAVPEEYGGAGMDNVCYAIAMEEISRACASTGVIMSVNNSLACDPILKFGSEEIKREYLVPMASGKKLGCFGLTEPGAGSDAGSQKTTAVRDGDFYVVNGTKNFITNAPEADTCVLFTMTDKAKAHKGITAFVVDMKWKGISLGKHEKKMGIKASPTSSIVLEDVRVPVKNRLGNEGDGFKVAMNTLDGGRIGIASQALGIARASLEDALAYSKDRKQFGQAICEFQAIQWMLADIATEIDAARLLTWRAAWMKDRKMRHSKESAMAKLYASEAAMRAAVKGVQIHGGYGYIKEYPAERHFRDAKITEIYEGTSEIQRLVIASALLKG